In Chitinophaga sp. HK235, a single window of DNA contains:
- a CDS encoding PKD domain-containing protein, which translates to MQKPHANYFSIRKKFDRYMKRHPQAEGPRETGEVWFRKNIYYLDSKGRVQAPPAFDYQHLRAGIAPTSNVTDTMAGDWRMIGPRNQTLPGGYASVRGGYSYCVRMDPTNQQKMFISFVTGGLWVSSNGGIAWHLVDGNMPNNRYFDIVVCRANTDIVYAISESAVIKSIDGGYTWAVTGLNSAAYSSGKGTDVAVSPSDPNIVVARWGNSVYRSTDGGTTWTSVLSSLNNIRADGYTNNAGGIMEWSNNDQNHVFFIDGSENSNKATIYASTDKGANFTMLASITIPSDIPSQNLKYITIATATDQPSAVFAFLDCDYSYMQLYQTDVNTGFTTLLRKNMVNNSGCEAIAMDINNSNNIVYGTYGESKVHYSTDNGQTFATSNAMHADIRSIHIVNGKVMVGTDGETVVSSDKGATFYNVSAGISNIELWGFGASFKSDILAAGCNHGPLTIRDHAGNGGWYTVLGADQQSTDVNPLDSIHVITRGYGATYVTRTGIGTFTAAPSEVDPGKYWINNLSYHPNLFNTMVSHTEGESPNTIPASTRETWKRSLIRSDDNGLTISKVVYTFNDRLMSEKICMSDTNRIYCIVSPSSNYLWKTADGGVTWTDITPNTSVTGADVRNISDVAVSDANPNEIWVTYSGVQSTCKVLHSTDGGVTYTNLTTNRLGSDPISKIIFQRGTSGGVYVGNKSGVFYRNNSMPDWQKLGTGLPMLDVSNLFINYYKEKLLIGTTRGAWDHDLYEHSSTKAQISASTKNPSCQSPTVQFRDYSVVSNGGTGATYSWQFPGGTPSTSTSETPVVNYSATSAGSYDVTLTVTDQYGTSTQTLSKFITYDPICCQDSAPGWTSEDIGSPAIAGSTCYQSVKKRFTVYASGADVWDNSDQFRFNDTTLNGNGQITAKVVSLNGANVWSKAGVMIRETTGADSKYVFITVTPGFGVNMQHRASTGGSSSNVQGVASTPTPYWVKLVRAGDQFTGYSSPDGINWTLTNTTTVTMNAAVRIGLAVTNHYNGQLATAVFDSVSISSSCIAITKQPVSATICIGNKATFSTTVAGTGNTYQWQGIDGGNEGDGNWGDGAVTGSTSATLIKTVNASTQNGRQWRLQVNNPTCGTILSNPVMLTFADASIISQPVSAAALVGSNAVFSAATGGNTTYQWQTLQGGVWVNETDGPKTNGDVIGSTTPTLVKEVNGSTPCGQLWRLQISGNGTCGALTSDTVKLTVVGTAAITSDPVSATTCMGSNATFSAIISGTATSYQWQAYQGDGIWVNETDGSKNDGDVTGSTTPTLVKSVNAFTQNNQLRRLMVGNGSCSSISSREVMLTLAGAAIVIQPVSATVPIDSTATFSARVAGSGNTYQWETKWGSDWYNEADGSWSDGTASGSTTSTLTKTVNAATQNGRQWRLTVTNGSCPKVTSNSVTLTVGSAARLAGTQASLLNAKEKISVYPNPVHNVLTITGMTGKKIIAVYNSIGVCIYQATIAETTKTIGTDNWTNGVYVVKITGTDGQIQNFEVIKN; encoded by the coding sequence ATGCAAAAGCCACATGCCAACTATTTCAGCATCCGGAAAAAATTTGACCGGTATATGAAGCGGCATCCGCAGGCGGAAGGCCCCAGGGAAACGGGAGAAGTGTGGTTCAGGAAAAATATTTATTACCTGGATAGTAAGGGAAGAGTACAGGCGCCTCCTGCTTTTGACTATCAACACCTTCGTGCAGGTATTGCTCCAACCTCCAATGTTACGGACACGATGGCGGGAGACTGGCGTATGATCGGTCCGCGTAATCAAACATTACCAGGTGGTTATGCATCTGTAAGGGGAGGATACTCTTATTGTGTACGGATGGATCCAACCAACCAGCAAAAAATGTTCATCAGTTTTGTGACCGGTGGCCTTTGGGTATCATCCAATGGAGGAATTGCATGGCATCTTGTAGACGGTAACATGCCCAATAACCGGTATTTTGATATCGTTGTTTGCCGCGCCAACACAGACATCGTATATGCCATTTCAGAATCTGCAGTCATCAAGTCCATTGACGGAGGTTATACCTGGGCTGTGACCGGACTTAATAGTGCTGCTTATTCTTCAGGCAAGGGAACCGATGTCGCAGTGTCTCCTTCCGATCCAAATATTGTTGTGGCTCGCTGGGGTAATTCAGTATACCGGTCAACGGATGGTGGTACCACATGGACTTCCGTTTTATCTTCCCTGAATAACATTAGGGCAGATGGCTATACCAATAATGCCGGCGGAATCATGGAATGGAGCAATAACGACCAAAACCATGTTTTTTTTATAGATGGATCAGAGAATAGCAACAAAGCTACCATTTATGCATCCACAGACAAGGGTGCGAACTTTACTATGTTGGCAAGTATTACTATTCCATCAGACATTCCGAGTCAAAACTTAAAATACATAACAATTGCGACAGCAACAGATCAACCATCTGCTGTTTTTGCTTTTTTAGACTGCGATTATTCCTATATGCAGTTGTATCAAACGGATGTGAACACGGGATTTACAACGCTCCTGCGGAAAAATATGGTCAATAATTCAGGATGTGAAGCCATAGCCATGGATATCAATAATTCCAATAACATCGTTTATGGTACCTATGGCGAATCTAAAGTTCATTATTCAACAGATAACGGGCAAACTTTTGCTACTTCCAACGCGATGCACGCCGATATCAGGTCAATACATATTGTCAATGGTAAAGTGATGGTGGGGACTGATGGAGAAACCGTTGTATCAAGCGACAAAGGCGCCACTTTTTATAATGTTTCTGCCGGCATTTCAAATATTGAACTTTGGGGTTTTGGTGCCTCCTTTAAGTCTGATATTCTGGCTGCCGGCTGTAATCACGGCCCTCTTACTATTCGCGATCATGCCGGGAACGGGGGGTGGTACACTGTATTGGGAGCCGATCAGCAAAGTACTGATGTGAACCCACTCGACAGTATTCATGTGATTACCAGGGGATATGGTGCTACTTATGTAACAAGAACAGGAATCGGGACATTTACAGCCGCTCCTTCCGAGGTGGATCCTGGCAAGTACTGGATCAATAACCTGTCATATCATCCTAATCTGTTTAATACGATGGTAAGCCACACTGAAGGGGAAAGCCCCAATACTATTCCTGCCAGCACCAGAGAAACCTGGAAGAGGTCCCTGATCAGAAGCGACGACAATGGCCTTACTATCAGCAAGGTGGTGTATACTTTCAACGACAGGTTAATGAGCGAAAAAATCTGTATGAGTGATACCAATCGCATTTATTGTATCGTTTCCCCTTCCAGTAACTATTTATGGAAAACTGCTGACGGCGGCGTAACCTGGACTGATATCACACCCAATACATCAGTAACCGGCGCAGATGTAAGGAACATCAGTGATGTGGCAGTGAGCGATGCGAATCCTAATGAGATATGGGTAACTTATTCGGGAGTGCAGAGCACCTGCAAAGTATTACATTCAACAGATGGTGGTGTTACTTATACTAACCTCACTACAAATAGGCTTGGTTCAGATCCTATTTCAAAAATAATTTTTCAACGGGGCACCAGTGGCGGTGTTTATGTGGGGAATAAATCAGGTGTTTTCTATAGGAATAATAGTATGCCCGACTGGCAGAAACTAGGCACAGGACTACCGATGCTGGACGTAAGTAACCTGTTTATCAATTATTACAAAGAAAAATTATTGATCGGTACCACCAGAGGTGCCTGGGATCATGACCTGTACGAACATTCTTCCACGAAGGCACAAATATCTGCCAGTACAAAAAATCCCAGTTGCCAATCTCCAACTGTACAATTCCGGGATTACAGTGTGGTGAGCAATGGAGGTACCGGGGCGACCTATTCCTGGCAATTCCCCGGAGGCACACCATCTACTTCTACCTCAGAGACACCGGTGGTCAACTATTCTGCTACTTCGGCAGGTAGTTATGATGTGACATTAACCGTTACAGACCAGTATGGAACCAGTACACAAACACTTTCCAAGTTTATCACTTATGATCCCATTTGCTGTCAAGACAGTGCGCCAGGCTGGACATCCGAAGATATTGGAAGCCCGGCAATAGCTGGATCAACCTGTTATCAGTCAGTCAAAAAACGTTTCACGGTTTATGCATCTGGTGCTGATGTGTGGGATAATTCAGACCAGTTCAGGTTCAATGACACTACGCTGAACGGTAACGGACAAATTACTGCAAAAGTAGTAAGCCTTAATGGTGCCAACGTCTGGTCAAAGGCTGGTGTGATGATCCGGGAAACTACCGGTGCTGATAGTAAATATGTGTTCATTACAGTAACACCAGGCTTCGGTGTTAATATGCAGCACAGAGCTTCTACCGGTGGTTCTTCTTCAAACGTACAAGGGGTTGCAAGCACGCCTACACCATATTGGGTAAAACTTGTACGGGCAGGTGACCAGTTCACAGGTTACAGTTCACCCGATGGGATCAACTGGACCTTAACTAATACTACTACCGTAACAATGAATGCTGCTGTAAGGATTGGCCTTGCTGTTACGAATCATTATAACGGCCAGCTCGCAACTGCTGTTTTCGACAGTGTGAGCATCTCGTCTTCCTGTATAGCGATCACGAAACAACCAGTTTCAGCAACAATCTGTATTGGTAACAAAGCCACCTTTAGTACCACCGTGGCAGGAACAGGTAATACCTATCAATGGCAAGGCATTGACGGTGGCAATGAAGGAGATGGCAACTGGGGAGATGGTGCTGTTACAGGTTCAACATCAGCAACGCTGATTAAAACAGTGAATGCTTCTACGCAAAATGGCCGGCAATGGCGCCTGCAGGTTAATAATCCTACTTGCGGCACCATCCTTTCCAATCCGGTGATGCTTACCTTTGCCGATGCTTCTATTATATCACAGCCGGTGTCTGCAGCAGCACTCGTGGGCAGCAATGCTGTCTTTAGTGCAGCTACAGGGGGGAATACTACCTACCAATGGCAAACCCTCCAGGGTGGGGTCTGGGTTAATGAAACCGATGGTCCCAAGACCAACGGAGACGTTATAGGTTCAACTACACCAACCCTGGTGAAAGAGGTGAATGGTTCTACGCCATGCGGCCAGCTGTGGCGTCTCCAGATTAGTGGCAATGGAACTTGTGGTGCACTTACTTCTGATACGGTAAAGCTTACCGTGGTCGGTACTGCTGCTATCACATCAGATCCGGTGTCTGCAACAACATGCATGGGCAGCAATGCTACCTTTAGTGCAATTATATCGGGGACAGCCACTAGTTACCAATGGCAAGCCTACCAAGGTGATGGCATCTGGGTTAATGAAACCGATGGTTCCAAGAACGACGGAGACGTTACAGGTTCAACTACACCAACCCTGGTGAAATCAGTGAATGCTTTTACGCAAAACAACCAGTTGCGGCGACTGATGGTTGGCAATGGATCTTGTAGTTCGATTAGTTCCAGAGAGGTAATGCTTACCCTTGCAGGTGCTGCCATCGTTATACAACCTGTTTCAGCAACGGTACCTATTGACAGTACAGCCACTTTCAGTGCTAGAGTTGCTGGTTCCGGCAATACCTATCAATGGGAAACCAAATGGGGATCCGATTGGTACAATGAAGCCGATGGCTCCTGGTCTGATGGCACTGCTTCCGGTTCTACCACATCAACGCTCACGAAAACAGTGAATGCTGCTACGCAAAATGGCCGGCAGTGGCGTCTCACTGTCACCAATGGTTCCTGCCCTAAGGTTACTTCCAACAGCGTTACTTTAACTGTTGGATCAGCAGCACGGTTAGCAGGTACGCAAGCTTCCCTGCTCAATGCCAAGGAAAAAATATCAGTGTATCCTAACCCTGTGCATAATGTGCTCACCATTACAGGAATGACAGGCAAAAAGATAATTGCTGTTTATAACAGTATTGGCGTGTGCATTTATCAGGCAACAATTGCTGAAACAACGAAAACCATTGGTACAGACAACTGGACAAATGGTGTATACGTCGTAAAAATCACAGGAACAGATGGTCAAATACAAAACTTTGAAGTTATTAAGAACTGA
- a CDS encoding T9SS type A sorting domain-containing protein codes for MIKNFILTALCLGVFQFAHSQGTVQTNHETEENEQHDQEFKKSQWYKLMQKPHADYFSIRKQFDRYMKRHPQVEGPRETGEEWFRKNIYYLDSKGRVQAPPAFDYQRLRAGIAPTSNVTDTMAGDWRMIGPRNQTLPGGAASTRGGYSYCVRMDPTNLQKMFISFQTGGLWVSSNGGIVWHLVDSNMPDNDYFDIVVCPANTNIVYAISKSAVIKSTDGGYTWAVTGLNSSAYSSGQGIDVAVSPADPNIVVARWGNSVYRSTNGGTTWTSVLSSLNNINADGYVNSTGGILEWSNNDQRYVFFIDAALGSSTATIYASTDKGATFTVLANITIPSDIPKQDLKFIKIATATDKPSAVFAFLNCGYSYMQLYQTDVNTKAVTLLRKNMVNNSGCDAIAMDISNSNNIVYGTYGEYNVHYSTDNGQTFATSNAMHYDIRSIHIVNGKVMVGNDGETVISNDKGATFYNVSAGISNIELWGFGASFKSDIMAAGCNHGPLTIRDYAGNGGWYTVWGADQQNTDVNPLDSIHVITRGYGATCVTRTGIGTFTDAPSQVDPGREDWYNNLSYHPNLFNTMVSHTKGDYPDAVSASTKETWKKSLIRSDDNGLTISKVVYTFTDRLMSEKICMSDTNRIYCIVSPSNNHLWKTADGGVTWTEITPNTSVTGTGVRNISDVAVSDANPNEIWVTYSGVQSTCKVLHSTDGGATYTNLTTNTIGSDPISKIIFQRGTSGGVYVGNRSGVFYRNNSMSDWQKLGTGLPMLEVRNLFINYYKGKLLIGTSRGAWDHDLYEHSSTKAQISASTKSPNCQSPIVQFRDYSVVSNGGTGATYSWQFPGGIPSTSTSETPVVNYSGAAAGSYNVILTVTDQYGTNAQTLSNFITYNPTGCCQSSAPGWTSEDIGGPAIAGSTCYQSSINRFTVKASGVDVWDYSDQFRFNDTALNGNGQIIAKVVSLNGTNVWSKAGVMIRETTGADSKHVYVTITPNFGVNMEYRATTGSYTSNVQGTASTPTPYWVKLVRAGDQFTAYSSPNGISWSVVSSTTITMNAAVRIGLAVTNHDNTQLATAVFDSVSVSSSCIAITTQPMSSTTCIGNNASFTAAVLGTGNTYQWQSNNGNGWFNEGDGSWSDGAVTGSTSPTLIKTVNGNTQNGRQWRLQVTNSTCGTILSNPVTLTVTGATITSQPVSATVCMGNNAVFSAATSGTGNTYQWQTNQGGVWVNETDGPKTDGDVTGSTTPTLVKVVNTSTQNGKQWRLLVNNGTCSAISNIVTLFVAGTVITTQPVSATVPIGGTATFNAAAAGSGNTYQWETNQGFSWYNEADGSWSDGAVSGSTTSTLTKTVNAYTQSGRQWRLTVTNGSCPKVVSNIVTLTVAAARLANTQASLLNAKEKISVYPNPVHNVLTITGLTGKKIIAVYNSTGVCIYSATIAETTKTIGTDNWTNGVYIVKITGTDGQIQNFEVIKN; via the coding sequence ATGATCAAAAATTTTATCCTTACAGCACTATGCCTGGGAGTATTTCAATTTGCCCATTCTCAGGGAACGGTTCAGACTAATCATGAAACCGAAGAAAATGAGCAACATGACCAGGAATTTAAAAAATCCCAATGGTATAAATTAATGCAAAAGCCACATGCCGACTATTTCAGTATCCGGAAACAATTTGACCGGTACATGAAGCGGCATCCGCAGGTGGAGGGCCCCAGGGAAACGGGAGAAGAGTGGTTCAGGAAAAATATTTATTACCTGGATAGTAAGGGAAGAGTACAGGCGCCTCCTGCTTTTGACTACCAACGCCTTCGCGCAGGTATTGCCCCAACCTCCAATGTTACGGACACGATGGCGGGAGACTGGCGTATGATCGGTCCGCGTAATCAAACATTACCAGGTGGTGCTGCATCTACAAGAGGAGGATACTCCTATTGTGTACGGATGGACCCGACCAACCTGCAAAAAATGTTCATCAGTTTTCAGACCGGTGGCCTTTGGGTATCATCCAATGGAGGAATTGTATGGCATCTTGTAGACAGCAACATGCCCGATAACGATTATTTTGATATCGTTGTTTGCCCCGCCAATACAAATATCGTATATGCCATTTCAAAATCTGCAGTCATCAAGTCCACTGACGGAGGTTATACCTGGGCTGTGACCGGACTTAATAGTTCTGCTTATTCTTCAGGCCAGGGAATCGATGTTGCAGTGTCTCCTGCCGATCCCAATATTGTTGTGGCTCGTTGGGGAAATTCAGTATACCGGTCAACGAATGGAGGTACCACATGGACTTCCGTTTTATCTTCCCTGAATAACATTAATGCAGATGGCTATGTCAATAGTACCGGTGGGATCCTTGAATGGAGCAATAACGACCAAAGATATGTTTTCTTTATAGATGCAGCATTGGGTAGCTCCACAGCTACCATTTATGCATCCACAGACAAGGGTGCGACCTTTACTGTGTTGGCAAATATTACTATTCCATCAGACATTCCGAAGCAAGACTTAAAATTCATAAAAATTGCGACAGCAACAGATAAACCATCTGCTGTTTTTGCTTTTTTAAACTGCGGTTATTCCTATATGCAGTTGTATCAAACGGATGTGAACACGAAAGCTGTAACGCTCCTGCGGAAAAATATGGTCAATAATTCAGGATGTGATGCCATAGCCATGGATATCAGTAATTCCAATAATATCGTTTATGGTACCTATGGCGAATATAATGTTCATTATTCAACAGATAACGGGCAAACTTTTGCTACTTCCAACGCGATGCACTACGACATCAGGTCAATTCATATTGTCAATGGTAAAGTGATGGTGGGAAATGATGGAGAAACCGTTATATCAAACGACAAAGGCGCCACTTTTTATAATGTTTCTGCCGGTATTTCAAATATTGAACTCTGGGGTTTTGGTGCTTCCTTTAAGTCTGATATTATGGCTGCTGGCTGTAACCACGGCCCTCTCACTATTCGCGACTATGCCGGGAACGGAGGCTGGTACACTGTATGGGGAGCCGATCAGCAAAATACTGATGTGAACCCGCTCGACAGTATTCATGTGATTACCAGGGGATATGGTGCTACTTGTGTAACAAGAACAGGGATCGGGACATTTACAGACGCTCCTTCCCAGGTGGATCCTGGCAGGGAAGACTGGTACAATAATCTGTCATATCATCCCAATCTGTTTAATACGATGGTAAGCCACACTAAAGGTGACTACCCGGATGCTGTTTCTGCCAGCACCAAAGAAACCTGGAAGAAATCCCTGATCAGAAGCGACGACAATGGCCTTACTATCAGCAAGGTGGTGTATACTTTCACCGACAGGTTAATGAGCGAGAAAATCTGTATGAGTGATACCAATCGCATTTATTGTATCGTTTCCCCTTCCAATAACCATTTATGGAAAACTGCCGACGGTGGCGTAACCTGGACAGAAATAACGCCCAATACATCAGTAACCGGCACTGGTGTAAGGAACATCAGTGATGTGGCAGTGAGCGATGCGAATCCTAATGAGATATGGGTAACTTATTCGGGAGTGCAGAGCACCTGCAAAGTATTACATTCGACAGATGGCGGTGCTACTTATACTAACCTCACTACAAATACGATTGGTTCAGATCCTATTTCAAAAATAATTTTTCAACGAGGCACCAGTGGCGGTGTTTATGTGGGGAATAGATCAGGTGTTTTCTATAGGAATAATAGTATGTCCGACTGGCAGAAACTAGGCACAGGACTACCGATGCTGGAAGTACGAAACCTGTTTATCAATTATTATAAAGGGAAATTATTGATCGGTACCAGCAGAGGTGCCTGGGATCATGACCTGTACGAACATTCCTCCACGAAGGCACAAATATCTGCCAGTACAAAAAGTCCCAATTGCCAATCTCCAATTGTACAATTCCGGGATTACAGTGTGGTGAGCAATGGAGGTACCGGGGCCACCTATTCCTGGCAATTCCCCGGAGGCATACCATCTACTTCTACCTCAGAAACACCGGTGGTCAACTATTCTGGTGCTGCGGCAGGTAGTTATAATGTGATATTAACCGTTACAGACCAATATGGAACCAATGCGCAAACACTTTCCAACTTTATCACTTATAATCCAACCGGTTGTTGTCAAAGCAGTGCACCGGGCTGGACATCCGAAGACATTGGAGGCCCGGCAATAGCTGGATCAACCTGTTATCAGTCAAGCATAAACCGTTTCACGGTTAAGGCATCTGGTGTCGATGTATGGGATTATTCAGACCAGTTCAGGTTCAATGACACTGCGCTGAACGGTAACGGACAAATTATTGCAAAAGTAGTAAGCCTTAATGGTACCAACGTCTGGTCAAAGGCTGGTGTGATGATCCGGGAAACTACCGGTGCTGATAGTAAACATGTGTACGTTACAATAACGCCAAACTTCGGAGTTAATATGGAGTATAGGGCTACTACCGGTAGTTATACTTCAAACGTACAAGGGACTGCAAGCACGCCTACGCCATATTGGGTAAAACTTGTACGGGCAGGTGACCAGTTCACTGCTTACAGTTCGCCCAATGGAATCAGTTGGAGCGTAGTTAGTAGTACTACCATAACGATGAATGCTGCAGTAAGGATCGGTCTTGCTGTTACCAATCATGATAACACCCAGCTCGCGACTGCTGTTTTCGACAGTGTGAGTGTATCGTCTTCCTGTATAGCAATCACCACACAACCGATGTCATCAACAACCTGTATTGGCAACAATGCCAGCTTTACCGCCGCTGTGTTGGGAACTGGTAATACCTATCAGTGGCAAAGCAATAACGGTAATGGCTGGTTCAACGAAGGTGATGGCAGCTGGTCTGATGGTGCTGTTACAGGTTCAACATCACCAACGCTGATTAAAACAGTGAATGGTAATACTCAGAATGGCCGGCAATGGCGCTTGCAGGTTACTAATTCTACCTGCGGTACCATCCTTTCCAATCCGGTAACGCTTACGGTAACCGGTGCTACTATTACATCACAGCCGGTGTCTGCAACAGTCTGTATGGGCAATAATGCTGTCTTTAGTGCAGCTACATCGGGGACAGGCAATACTTACCAATGGCAAACCAACCAAGGTGGCGTCTGGGTTAATGAAACCGATGGTCCCAAGACCGACGGAGATGTTACAGGTTCAACTACACCAACTCTGGTGAAAGTGGTGAATACTTCTACGCAAAACGGTAAGCAGTGGCGCCTCCTGGTTAACAATGGAACTTGTAGTGCTATTTCTAATATAGTAACGCTTTTCGTTGCGGGTACAGTCATCACTACACAACCTGTTTCAGCAACGGTCCCCATTGGCGGTACAGCCACTTTCAATGCTGCAGCTGCCGGTTCCGGCAATACCTATCAATGGGAAACCAATCAGGGATTCAGTTGGTACAATGAAGCCGATGGATCCTGGTCTGATGGCGCTGTTTCCGGTTCTACCACATCAACGCTCACGAAAACAGTGAATGCCTACACGCAATCTGGCCGGCAGTGGCGTCTCACTGTCACCAATGGTTCCTGCCCTAAGGTCGTTTCCAACATCGTTACTTTAACTGTTGCAGCAGCACGGTTAGCAAATACGCAAGCCTCCCTGCTCAATGCAAAGGAAAAAATATCAGTGTATCCTAACCCTGTGCATAATGTGCTCACCATTACAGGATTGACAGGCAAAAAGATAATTGCTGTTTATAACAGTACTGGCGTGTGCATTTATTCGGCAACAATTGCTGAAACAACGAAAACCATTGGTACAGACAACTGGACAAATGGTGTATACATCGTAAAAATCACGGGAACAGATGGTCAAATACAAAACTTTGAAGTTATTAAGAACTGA
- a CDS encoding YhcG family protein yields the protein MTNKAYREWLVEIKNKVKQAQLKAVSNFNIVLIELYWELGKEIISKQTEYKWGENFLEQLSIDLKKSFPQINGFSRRNLYTIRQWYIFFSHQFEFVPQPVAQLPWSYQRLLISKIKDLETVVLYAKATHKNGWSRNQLEINIKHNYHLRQGKADHNFESTLPKPQSDLAAETIKDPYHFDFLGLEENAQEREIELALTQKITHFMLELGKGFAFVGRQYKLEISDSDYFLDLLFYHLHLRCFVVIELKAGKFLPEYAGKLNFYLSAVDSKLKHITDSPSIGIILCRLKDKIEVEYALRDLNKPIGISSFELSEIIPDDLKTQLPTIEEMERELMDK from the coding sequence ATGACCAACAAAGCTTATAGAGAATGGCTGGTGGAAATAAAAAACAAGGTAAAACAAGCTCAATTAAAGGCAGTTTCCAATTTCAATATAGTTTTAATAGAACTTTATTGGGAGCTGGGAAAGGAAATTATCTCCAAACAAACTGAATACAAATGGGGAGAGAATTTTCTGGAACAATTGTCTATCGATCTCAAAAAAAGTTTCCCACAGATCAATGGTTTCTCTCGCAGAAATTTGTATACAATCAGACAATGGTATATTTTCTTTTCTCATCAATTTGAATTTGTGCCACAGCCTGTGGCACAATTGCCCTGGTCGTACCAACGACTGTTAATTTCTAAAATTAAAGACCTGGAAACAGTAGTTTTATATGCCAAAGCCACCCATAAAAATGGTTGGTCAAGGAATCAATTAGAAATTAATATTAAACATAATTATCATTTAAGACAAGGAAAGGCTGATCACAATTTCGAATCAACTCTTCCTAAACCACAGTCTGATCTGGCAGCAGAGACTATTAAAGATCCATACCATTTTGATTTTCTTGGATTGGAAGAGAATGCGCAAGAGCGAGAGATTGAACTTGCCCTAACGCAGAAGATTACCCACTTTATGCTGGAGCTGGGAAAGGGTTTTGCCTTTGTTGGCCGTCAATATAAATTAGAAATCAGTGATTCAGATTATTTCCTGGATTTGTTATTTTATCATCTGCACCTACGCTGTTTCGTAGTCATAGAATTAAAAGCAGGAAAATTTCTACCTGAATATGCAGGCAAATTGAACTTTTATCTTTCTGCGGTAGATAGTAAATTAAAACACATAACCGATAGCCCATCTATCGGAATAATATTATGCCGATTAAAAGATAAAATAGAAGTGGAATATGCGCTTCGCGATTTAAATAAACCTATTGGCATTAGTTCTTTTGAGTTATCAGAAATAATCCCTGATGACCTTAAAACTCAACTCCCCACAATTGAAGAAATGGAAAGGGAATTAATGGACAAGTAA
- the rluF gene encoding 23S rRNA pseudouridine(2604) synthase RluF, with the protein MDISINKYISETGFCSRREADKYIEQGRVTINDNIASKGNRVKAGDVVEVDGEPLKKKKTSVYIALNKPKGITCTTDLKDKTNIIDYVNFPSRIFPIGRLDKRSEGLIFLTNDGDIVNKILRAGNQHEKEYIVTVDQPITLEFVKAMRNGVKILGTVTQKCFVQQEGPNRFRIILTQGLNRQIRRMCEVLGYNVETLKRVRIMNMTLKDLAPGKWRYFTKEEVANINTMVASSSKTAGGDDSGGMDE; encoded by the coding sequence ATGGATATCAGTATTAATAAATATATCAGCGAAACCGGCTTCTGCAGCAGGAGAGAGGCAGACAAATACATTGAACAGGGCCGTGTGACCATCAATGATAACATCGCCTCCAAAGGTAACAGGGTAAAGGCCGGCGACGTGGTAGAGGTAGACGGGGAGCCACTGAAGAAAAAGAAAACTTCTGTGTACATCGCACTCAACAAGCCCAAAGGTATCACTTGTACCACCGACCTGAAAGACAAAACCAATATCATCGACTACGTTAACTTTCCATCCCGCATATTCCCCATCGGCCGGCTGGACAAGCGTTCGGAAGGACTGATCTTCCTTACCAACGATGGCGATATCGTCAACAAAATCCTGCGTGCCGGCAACCAGCACGAAAAAGAATATATCGTAACGGTAGACCAACCTATTACCCTGGAGTTTGTGAAGGCGATGCGCAACGGTGTGAAGATCCTAGGTACCGTTACACAGAAATGTTTTGTACAGCAGGAAGGTCCTAACCGTTTCCGTATCATCCTTACCCAGGGCCTCAACCGACAGATCCGCCGTATGTGCGAAGTGCTCGGATATAATGTGGAGACACTCAAACGAGTGCGTATCATGAATATGACACTGAAAGATCTAGCTCCCGGAAAGTGGCGTTACTTCACTAAGGAAGAAGTCGCCAATATCAATACCATGGTGGCTTCCAGCAGTAAGACCGCTGGCGGCGATGATAGTGGCGGTATGGATGAATAA